The genome window GAACCGAAAATCGCATAGGTCGTAACGAAGGGGATTTTCCCGCATGTTGCTAGACCGGCAGCAACACCACAGGCATTTTGCTCAGCGATTCCCACATTCACATGCTGCTTAGGTAATACTTCAGCAAACTCAACTGTCTTGCAGGATTTACCGATGTCTGCATCAATTACATAGATATTTGGATTTTCTTTTCCTAAAGCCAGGATTTCTTCGCCATAGGCTTCTCTTGTTGCTCGTCCTTTCATTATACCATTGCCTCCACTTCGGTCAGAGCCTGTTTAAACTGTTCATCATTGGGTGCCATGCCGTGCCACATCACCACATTTTCCATAAAGGAAACTCCTTTTCCTTTCACACACTTTCCAACAATCACCTTGGGTATTCCATTTTTGCTATTCCGGACTTTGTCAAAAGCATCGACAATCTCTTCCATAGCGTGTCCGTCGATCCCCATGGCCTCACAACCAAAAGCTTCAAATTTCTTTTTCAAGTCACCTGTAGGCATGACCACATCACAGGTATTATCATTCTGCAAGTTGTTATTATCCACAATGAGAATTAAATTATCCAACTTATATTTGACAGCGGTCATAACGGCTTCCCATATCTGACCTTCATCACACTCTCCATCTCCAACTAGACAAAAAACTCGATAATCACGCCCATCCCGTTTAGCTGCAATAGCCATTCCAACAGCTGTAGAAAATCCTTGTCCTAGAGATCCGGTTGAGATATCCACACCGGGACATACTTTCATATCCGGATGTCCCTGCAGAATAGACCCCTGTTTTCTTAAAGTAAAAATCGTCTCATAGGGAAAATACTCTCTCAGAGCCAGAGCAGAGTAAAGAATGGGACAAACATGCCCTTTAGAAAGGACAAAACGATCTCTGTCAATCCAACGAGGCTCCTCTGGCCTGATATTTAATTCATCAAAATAAAGGGCTGCCATGAAATCGGCTGCTGACAGTGAACCACCAGGATGACCAGATTGGGCACCATGAATCATGGTTAATGCAGTTTTCCTTAATTCTTTGGCTTTCTCTTTTAGGAAGACCACTTTTTCTTTTTTATTCATTTAATCCTTCTCCTAACAATCCGTAAATGAATTGTCTTTTTTAATACAATGATCGATACAGAGCTTTCTATCTTTTTTTATTGCTCCCCCTTATCTGAAGGAGCTAGGTAAGGTTGAAACTCAGGACTGGGCGTTCCTATTATTCTTTTTAAAATGTGAAATAAATTGCTCTTTTACAGTCTTTTGAAACCTCTGAAAGGCGGGAATCTGCCCAAGGATCAACAGAACAATCACAATAAAAAGAACCAAAGAAACGGGTCTTGTCAGGACGGGTAGAAAGCTTCCTTTTGAAACCATCAACGCTCTTCTGAGGTTTGAATCGCACATATCTCCCAGGATGACACCTATGATAAGAGGGGCAATCGGATACTTCATCTCCGTGAGGAAGTAGGCAATAATGCCGATGGGAAGCATAAGAAATAGATTAAAAACTCTTGTTCCCAAAGCATAAGAACCAATGATGCACAATACGGCGATGACAGGCATAAACAAGGATGTGGGAATCCTCAAAACCTTAACAACCTGCTTTGCCAGGAGGATACCGCAAATCCACATAGCTACCGAAGCAAGTAACAAAATTGCCGTAATATCCAAAATAAATGTTGGATTATCGATATTTAACATGGGACCAGGCTGTATACCATGGAGCATCAAGGCACCCAGAAGCATAGCCGCAGGAGGACTTCCGGGGATTCCAAGATTCAGTAAAGGAATCATGGCTCCACCGATACAGGCATTATTCGCTGTCTCAGTTGAAATTACGGCTTCAACAGAACCTTTTCCATACTCTTCAGGGTGTTTACTAACCTTTTTAGCCGTACCGTAAGAAACCCACCCGGCAATGTCTTCACCAATTCCAGGAACAGCTCCAATCCCGACCCCGATGAGAGATGATCGTATGATCGTAGGAATGTTTTGCCCGATGGTTTTAAAATCCGGCAGTATTTTCTTGAATTTCTGTGTCTCTCCAATCTTAAAATTATCCCGAAGAGACTGGATAATTTGAGGGATTCCAAAGGCTCCTATTAAAACTGGCACCAGGTCCAATCCGCCTTCCAAATCACTCATTCCAAAGGTATAGCGTGGAAAGAACTGCAGCTTATCCCGGCCGATAGTAGCAAGGAAAAGACCGATGAAACCGGCGATCCAACCCTTATAGACCAAATCCTGACTGGTCAGGGTTCCACTTATAATAATTCCAAACATGGCCAAAAGGAAAAACTCAAAGGAGGTAAACTCCAAAGCCAGTGCAGATATGATAGGTGAAAGCAACACTACAAAAATCATACCTATGAATGTTCCGATGGCCGAAGATGTCGTGGTCAATCCCAAGGCTCTGCCCGCCTGGCCCTTACAGGCTAGAGGATAACCATCTAAAGCAGTGGCTGCAGAGGCGGCAGTCCCGGGAATATTGACAAGAATCGAAGTGTAGCTTCCACCATAAACACCTCCGACATAAATCCCCATCAATGCCACCATGGCCGTTGAATGATCCATTCCATAGGTCAAAGTTGTTAACAGAGCAACTCCTAAAGTGGCTGTAAGTCCAGGAGTCGCACCGAATATGATACCCATGATAACCGAGCCGAAAAGGATCAACATAGTCATAGGGTTTAGCATCATAGCGCCTATATTAGTAAAAAATATTTGTAATGGTTCCAGAAAACCCATAATTTATCTTCCTTATCGAATGGTGTAGTAGATGAGGTTCATCAGTTTAATAATTCCGCCTTCCACAGGAAGGGGAACCAGCAGAAAATACCGGAACAAGGGGCATAGTGCCAGAGGTACAAAAACTGAAACAAGAGTAACTTGGCGGAATATTTTTGAAGGGATTTCCAGTTTTTTTCCGATGACCCGGCTTAAGATATTTAAATAAACCAGGAATAGAAGTATGAGGATATCCATATTGTATTTAAGGATTCCCTTCAAGACAGCATCCAGACCTGTGGCGATCAGAACTATAAAAATCAGACACACAACTAAATAGTGCCTAGTGATTTTTTTTCTGATGACTTCATTATCTGCATAAAAAGCCGAACAGACAAAGAACAGAAAAAGGGCCAGACTTAAATAAAAATCAATTCGAGGAATATACAGATAGATGAGTGAAGCAAAGCCCAGCACAATAGTGAAAATCCTTTTGGTTTTTTCACTTACTTGAATGCTTTTGGTATGTTTTACACCCTCAATAAATGAAGAAGCTCCTCCGGTTTTAACTGAATTGATCAGAAGAATCATTCCTAAAAAAAGGATTCCCCCTCCAATGAACAGTGGCAGAAGAGCCGGTGAAACATACCAGGTGCTCTGAACTCCCCCATAGGACTCTTTCATAGGCATTTTAAAGGCTTCAGTCAACTCCCACAGCCCAAACAGCAGCAAAATGATGCTTGTAATAAAATCGTATTGACGAAGCTTCTTTTCTTCCATTATTACATTTCCTTTTAACAATAACGTACACATACAATGTGGGAACAATCACCGGGACTGGATGACAGCCCCGGTTGCATGGGCGAGCAGCAAACGAAGTTTGCGACCAGCCCCGGACGCATGGGCGAGCAGCAAACGAAGTTTGCGACCAACCCCGGACGCATGGGCGAGCAGCAGAGTCATCTGCGGCCAGCCCCGGTTTTGGATCAAAGATCCCCTTTAACTAAATTACAGTTTTTCGATTCCCAAGGATGCAGGATCTACTTTGGCAGCACCCAGTTCTTTCAGGGTCCAACCAAAATTGGATTCAAGATTATCGAATACTTTGTTTGCTTTTTCGCCGTAAGCACCAGACAGAATGTAAAAGTTTTCTTTACCAAAGTTAATCACGGCATCAGAGTTCATTGCCACAGTAAAAGCATTTCTCAATTTGATTTTGATTGATTCATCAGCGGTTTTCTTGATTGCAAAACCGATAGCCTGAGAAATAGGCAGATATTCACTTAAAGAAGGAAAGGCTGTAAATGCTGTTGGAATTGTTTTTCCAGCCAGTGTGAAATCATCGGGAACGAGCATTCCTAGCGGTTTTAATTTTCCACCACGAATCAACTGTGCCTGTTCTGCTGCAGAAGTTACAACTACAGAGATTTCTCCAGTCATGGCAGCATTCTGTGCAGGAGCAGATCCATCATAAGGAATATAGTTAAACTTGGCTCCTGTACCATTCATAAGGGCTAATAGGTTCAGGTGGTGAATAGATCCAGCTCCACTTGCACCAGCACGGATTGATCCAGGATTGGCCTTTGCAGCTGAAATTAATTCTTCTATCGTATTGTAGGGTGCATCGGGTGTAACTGATACGATATCAGGAGATCCACCAATGATAAAAAAGTCCCAAACATTCATTCTTTCAGGAAATCCGCCCATAACTGCAGAGGTTACACAAGATTCAGAAAGACCACAGATTGTATAACCATCGTCTTCTTTACTGAATGCATCGCTCATACCTACAGAACCGGCAACTCCACCAGGTTTGTTAACAACATTGATATTAACACCAAGCTCTTTTGCCATTTCTGCCATTACAACCCGGTTACATGTATCGGTACCACCACCGGCTCCCCATACCAGAATGTTTGTAATATCTCTTTCAGGATATTCCCCCTGACCCTCTGCAAAGACCAATCCGGACAGTGCAGCAAGACAAAGAACCAGTACAAATAGTTTCTTCATTTAAAACTCCTTTCATATATTCACAGACCCATACGGGTCTGTAGATTGCTTTTTGATTTGATCCCCTGCCTTCATGGCAGAAGATCCAACTTTATTTTTTAAAGAACACCTCATTTTCGAGGAATTTCCAGTTTTTAACAAAATCACTCTGATTCAAAAGTTTTGTTAATTCTTGCAGATCAAGAGTATCAAGGAGGTCCCACATTTTTGTCGTCCATCTGGCGTTGGCTTCAAAGCACTCCTTGATATCAACTCTGGTTGGAGATGTATCAGAAGTTAAATAATCACTGTAACCATATCGTTTTACATAATACACAAACTCCAGATATTCCTGAAAATGTCGTGTTCCAGCCATATAATCCCAGTCCCAACGACCATCATTATCATTGATATGTATGTAGTATGGAAAGGGGCTGTCTGCTACCAGACACAAAGCCTCAGCCGGTGTTTCTCCACCGTAAATGGAGTGTCCAAAATCCAGAGTAACCCCAACGTTCTTATTCCCAATATCATTCAAGAGGCAAAGAGCTTTCGCAGAATTATCAATAAAACAGCGTCCCCGGATCTCATTGGGTTTGTACTCAATAAACAGTGGTATCTCAGGTTTATAGGCACCGGCTTCTTCCAAACAGGCCACCATCCTCTTCCAAGAAGTTGAGTAATCAGATTGAAAACTATATTCATAACCATCCCCCAGAGGACAGCATTGAACTTTGTCTGCTCCAACTTCAGCAGCAAAATCTTTGGCTTCCTTGATAAATCGTACAGCTTTATCACGAACGGCCTTATCCGGATGAGAAATACTGCCATTTATGAAGTCATCATCTTTTTTAATATTCACATTCACAGCAGCCATATTAAGACTGTATTTTCCAAGAAGGCTTTTTACCATGGAAGGGTCATTGACCTCATATGGATATACCAACTCTACTCCATCAACATCCTCTAAAGAGTTCATCATCTTAAATTTTTCTTCCAGAGTTCTTGGGGCATTGTATGACCTGAATCGATCCTGACTTTCCCCGAGAAATCCGGTGATAACGGCATATTTAGGTTTTAGGCTCATAAAATTATTCTCTCCTTATATCCCTGAAGCAATTCTTCATGCAGGGCTGTTTTCATTTACAAAATCCATATTTTTCTTTAGAAATAAAAGGCCTTCTTTATAGGTCTTTTCTACATTCTCTGGAGGACAAATAATTTCAATGTCCAAAGAGTTCCGATATCCGGCCTCCTCTAATTGTCCAATCAGCCCACCCCATCGGTTTTTCTCATAAGTACCTGGGCTGAGGGATAGATTTTCTGTCCCATCATTCTCACACAAATGGGTAGACATCACTCTTGAGAAAATGGACCGATCCAAAGAAAAAGGATCGAGACCACTGCATTGGAGATGGCCGGGATCTAGATTTAAACCAACTTGTGGAATCCTTTTTAAGAAGGCAAGATCAGCTCCAAGACTCAAAGGTTGTGGTTCAAATGCCAGTTTAAGATTATGAGAAGATAAGATTTCCCAGAATCTTATTACTTTCTCATCCAATTGTTTCTGATGAACCTCATCTTCAGCATGGCCAGCGAATGACGGCAGAGGAATAGTCACAACCGATGTAAGTTCATGCCTTCTGAGTTTTTCACTGATTTCAGCAGCCTCATTTAAACCTGAGTCGGAATAAAGAGAGCTGGGAGAATCAAAGGAGGACATCAAAAAATGAGCTACAAACTGACTAAAAGTGATTCCCGTCTTTAAAGAATGCTCTTTTAGCTTTAGGCATGCATCATCGGTCCATGCAATCAGTTGCTCCGGATGAAAAATTTCCAGCTGCATGGTATCGAAGCCCCAATCTGCCAAGAAGCCCATACTCTCCAAT of Oceanispirochaeta crateris contains these proteins:
- a CDS encoding tripartite tricarboxylate transporter permease, translated to MTMLILFGSVIMGIIFGATPGLTATLGVALLTTLTYGMDHSTAMVALMGIYVGGVYGGSYTSILVNIPGTAASAATALDGYPLACKGQAGRALGLTTTSSAIGTFIGMIFVVLLSPIISALALEFTSFEFFLLAMFGIIISGTLTSQDLVYKGWIAGFIGLFLATIGRDKLQFFPRYTFGMSDLEGGLDLVPVLIGAFGIPQIIQSLRDNFKIGETQKFKKILPDFKTIGQNIPTIIRSSLIGVGIGAVPGIGEDIAGWVSYGTAKKVSKHPEEYGKGSVEAVISTETANNACIGGAMIPLLNLGIPGSPPAAMLLGALMLHGIQPGPMLNIDNPTFILDITAILLLASVAMWICGILLAKQVVKVLRIPTSLFMPVIAVLCIIGSYALGTRVFNLFLMLPIGIIAYFLTEMKYPIAPLIIGVILGDMCDSNLRRALMVSKGSFLPVLTRPVSLVLFIVIVLLILGQIPAFQRFQKTVKEQFISHFKKNNRNAQS
- a CDS encoding transketolase; translated protein: MNKKEKVVFLKEKAKELRKTALTMIHGAQSGHPGGSLSAADFMAALYFDELNIRPEEPRWIDRDRFVLSKGHVCPILYSALALREYFPYETIFTLRKQGSILQGHPDMKVCPGVDISTGSLGQGFSTAVGMAIAAKRDGRDYRVFCLVGDGECDEGQIWEAVMTAVKYKLDNLILIVDNNNLQNDNTCDVVMPTGDLKKKFEAFGCEAMGIDGHAMEEIVDAFDKVRNSKNGIPKVIVGKCVKGKGVSFMENVVMWHGMAPNDEQFKQALTEVEAMV
- a CDS encoding sugar phosphate isomerase/epimerase family protein codes for the protein MSLKPKYAVITGFLGESQDRFRSYNAPRTLEEKFKMMNSLEDVDGVELVYPYEVNDPSMVKSLLGKYSLNMAAVNVNIKKDDDFINGSISHPDKAVRDKAVRFIKEAKDFAAEVGADKVQCCPLGDGYEYSFQSDYSTSWKRMVACLEEAGAYKPEIPLFIEYKPNEIRGRCFIDNSAKALCLLNDIGNKNVGVTLDFGHSIYGGETPAEALCLVADSPFPYYIHINDNDGRWDWDYMAGTRHFQEYLEFVYYVKRYGYSDYLTSDTSPTRVDIKECFEANARWTTKMWDLLDTLDLQELTKLLNQSDFVKNWKFLENEVFFKK
- a CDS encoding sugar phosphate isomerase/epimerase family protein yields the protein MGFLADWGFDTMQLEIFHPEQLIAWTDDACLKLKEHSLKTGITFSQFVAHFLMSSFDSPSSLYSDSGLNEAAEISEKLRRHELTSVVTIPLPSFAGHAEDEVHQKQLDEKVIRFWEILSSHNLKLAFEPQPLSLGADLAFLKRIPQVGLNLDPGHLQCSGLDPFSLDRSIFSRVMSTHLCENDGTENLSLSPGTYEKNRWGGLIGQLEEAGYRNSLDIEIICPPENVEKTYKEGLLFLKKNMDFVNENSPA
- a CDS encoding tripartite tricarboxylate transporter TctB family protein translates to MEEKKLRQYDFITSIILLLFGLWELTEAFKMPMKESYGGVQSTWYVSPALLPLFIGGGILFLGMILLINSVKTGGASSFIEGVKHTKSIQVSEKTKRIFTIVLGFASLIYLYIPRIDFYLSLALFLFFVCSAFYADNEVIRKKITRHYLVVCLIFIVLIATGLDAVLKGILKYNMDILILLFLVYLNILSRVIGKKLEIPSKIFRQVTLVSVFVPLALCPLFRYFLLVPLPVEGGIIKLMNLIYYTIR
- a CDS encoding Bug family tripartite tricarboxylate transporter substrate binding protein, with product MKKLFVLVLCLAALSGLVFAEGQGEYPERDITNILVWGAGGGTDTCNRVVMAEMAKELGVNINVVNKPGGVAGSVGMSDAFSKEDDGYTICGLSESCVTSAVMGGFPERMNVWDFFIIGGSPDIVSVTPDAPYNTIEELISAAKANPGSIRAGASGAGSIHHLNLLALMNGTGAKFNYIPYDGSAPAQNAAMTGEISVVVTSAAEQAQLIRGGKLKPLGMLVPDDFTLAGKTIPTAFTAFPSLSEYLPISQAIGFAIKKTADESIKIKLRNAFTVAMNSDAVINFGKENFYILSGAYGEKANKVFDNLESNFGWTLKELGAAKVDPASLGIEKL